In Anopheles merus strain MAF unplaced genomic scaffold, AmerM5.1 LNR4000520, whole genome shotgun sequence, one genomic interval encodes:
- the LOC121602582 gene encoding cathepsin K-like has translation MTQGQCTFNRDYAIANISEWSIMPKNEDALAFALWKVGPIPVSINAAPKSFQLYSNGIYDDEASCDNSKVNHAMLLLGYTKDYWILKNWWGSWGEDGYMRLARGKNLCGISNYAGYVTV, from the exons CAAGGACAGTGTACCTTCAATAGAGACTATGCAATTGCCAACATTAGCGAGTGGTCCATTATGCCCAAAAACGAAGACGCACTTGCATTTGCCCTGTGGAAGGTGGGTCCCATTCCGGTCAGTATAAATGCGGCACCCAAATCATTCCAGTTGTATAG CAATGGTATTTACGACGATGAAGCTTCGTGTGATAACTCCAAAGTGAACCACGCGATGCTCCTGCTCGGATACACCAAAGACTATTGGATACTGAAAAACTGGTGGGGCAGCTGGGGAGAGGATGGCTATATGAGGCTGGCACGtggcaaaaatctatgtggcATCAGCAACTACGCGGGCTACGTTACGGTTTAA